In one window of Myxococcales bacterium DNA:
- a CDS encoding methylmalonyl-CoA mutase family protein: MSNPREQLVATPGPLQPVRVVTAASLFDGHDVAINIMRRILQAQGAEVIHLGHDRSVQEIVDAAIQEDAHAIAASSYQGGHIEFFSYMVEELRARGAPDVLVYGGGGGTITPDEIELLEGSGVARIFSPELGRELGLEGMICTIIDECREQAREIASDEVSKLAADDPRSIARVISLVESTHARGETETLAWASLRARLTAMAGERAALVLGLTGTGGAGKSSVLDEILRRLRRDAPEAKIALLLVDPTRRRSGGALLGDRIRLNALGGPNVFVRSMATRQANLALSQSVADSLRVLKAARFDLVILETAGIGQSDSEVVDLVDLSAYVMTPEYGAPSQLEKIDMLELSDYIVINKSDRRGALDALRDVRKQWKRNNVAFETPDEQVPVFPAIAHQWNDPGVDRLYEAIRRDLVTSGARVFEGDAPAVQTADVGSGAILPASSERYLAEIAETVRDYRKQTEVMAERAAVAEGIARTLRDLDADATASPLLDAGAREALAERRQSILDGLPAELRTALTGWPATRERYTASEQNYQVRDREIKVRNYHETLSGTAVAKVALPRTDDWGALARYLRLENLPGSFPFTSGVFPFKREGEDPTRMFAGEGTPERTNRRFHYLCRGQSAARLSTAFDSVTLYGRNPDRRPDIFGKVGNSGVSVCSLDDAKKLYSGFDLCDPATSVSLTINGPAPIILAFFLNAAIDQQVEKHLIECGELEAVRERLGGDGLPEYGGDLPDGHDGLGLGLLGISGDRAVDIETYERIKASTLSRVRGTVQADILKEDQAQNTCIFSIGFALKMMGDIQQYFVDHGVHKFYSVSISGYHMAEAGANPITQLAFTLANGLTFVEYYRARGMEVDDFAANFSFFFSNGLDLEYNVIGRVARRIWAIAMRDRYGASARSQKLKYHIQTSGRSLHAQEMHFNDIRTTLQALTALQDNCNSLHTNAFDEAVTTPTEDSVRRAVAIQLIIQRELGTAKNENPTQGSYLIEQLTDQVEAAVLAEFDRLSERGGVLGAMETLYQRSKIQQESLHYESLKHSGELPIVGVNTFENPNPAEAVVGTVDLMRSSDAEKQAQLDNLHAFKRRFAPDCAGALEVLKDAAAGGDNVFEALLEAVKVATLGETSDALFEVGGRYRRAM, from the coding sequence ATGAGCAACCCCCGCGAACAGCTCGTTGCGACCCCCGGTCCGTTGCAACCCGTTCGCGTGGTGACGGCGGCTTCGCTGTTCGACGGTCATGATGTTGCGATCAATATCATGCGCCGCATCTTGCAAGCCCAAGGGGCTGAGGTGATCCATCTCGGCCACGATCGATCGGTGCAGGAGATCGTCGACGCGGCCATTCAAGAGGATGCCCACGCGATTGCGGCTTCGTCCTATCAGGGCGGTCACATCGAGTTCTTCAGCTACATGGTCGAAGAACTGCGCGCCCGGGGTGCTCCGGACGTGCTCGTCTACGGGGGGGGCGGCGGGACCATTACCCCCGATGAGATCGAACTGCTCGAGGGCTCGGGCGTCGCGCGAATTTTCAGTCCCGAGCTCGGCCGTGAACTGGGTCTCGAAGGCATGATCTGCACGATAATCGACGAGTGCCGGGAGCAGGCCCGCGAGATTGCGTCGGACGAGGTATCGAAACTCGCGGCAGACGACCCGCGGTCGATCGCGCGAGTCATCAGCCTGGTGGAGTCCACTCATGCACGGGGCGAAACCGAAACCCTCGCATGGGCCTCTCTGCGCGCGCGCCTCACCGCGATGGCGGGCGAGCGCGCGGCGCTGGTTCTGGGACTCACGGGAACCGGCGGCGCGGGAAAGTCGAGCGTGCTCGATGAGATCCTGCGTCGGCTGCGTCGCGATGCTCCGGAAGCGAAGATCGCACTGCTGCTGGTCGATCCCACCCGCCGGCGTTCCGGAGGTGCCTTGTTGGGCGATCGCATCCGGCTCAATGCGCTAGGGGGTCCCAATGTTTTCGTTCGTTCGATGGCCACACGCCAGGCCAACCTCGCGCTGTCGCAATCGGTCGCCGATTCGCTCCGGGTGCTCAAGGCGGCGCGCTTCGATCTGGTGATCCTGGAGACGGCGGGGATCGGGCAAAGCGATTCCGAGGTGGTCGACCTGGTGGATCTCTCCGCATACGTGATGACGCCGGAATACGGCGCACCTTCGCAACTCGAAAAAATCGACATGCTCGAACTGTCGGACTACATCGTGATCAACAAGTCGGACCGTCGGGGTGCGCTCGATGCGCTGCGCGACGTTCGTAAACAGTGGAAGCGCAACAACGTCGCCTTCGAAACGCCGGACGAACAGGTTCCGGTCTTTCCGGCGATCGCACATCAGTGGAACGACCCCGGCGTGGACCGTCTTTACGAAGCGATCCGTCGGGATCTCGTGACCTCGGGTGCCCGGGTCTTCGAGGGCGATGCCCCGGCAGTCCAGACCGCCGATGTAGGTAGCGGCGCGATACTGCCGGCTTCGAGTGAACGCTATCTGGCCGAAATCGCCGAAACCGTGCGCGACTATCGAAAGCAAACCGAAGTGATGGCCGAACGCGCAGCGGTAGCCGAAGGCATTGCGCGGACCCTGCGCGACCTCGATGCTGACGCAACTGCGTCTCCTTTACTCGACGCCGGGGCCCGGGAGGCCCTCGCCGAACGACGCCAGAGCATCCTCGACGGGCTACCGGCCGAGTTGCGAACGGCGCTCACCGGCTGGCCGGCCACCCGCGAGCGCTACACGGCCAGCGAGCAGAACTATCAAGTGCGCGATCGCGAGATCAAGGTGCGGAACTATCACGAAACCCTGTCGGGAACCGCGGTCGCCAAGGTTGCGCTTCCCCGGACCGACGATTGGGGAGCGCTGGCGCGCTATCTGCGGCTGGAAAATCTCCCGGGGAGCTTTCCGTTTACCAGCGGCGTCTTTCCCTTCAAGCGCGAAGGCGAAGACCCCACGCGGATGTTCGCCGGAGAGGGAACACCCGAGCGCACCAATCGTCGCTTTCACTACTTGTGTCGCGGCCAGAGCGCCGCGCGTCTGTCCACCGCCTTTGACAGCGTGACCCTTTACGGCCGCAATCCCGACCGGCGTCCCGACATCTTCGGCAAGGTGGGAAATTCGGGGGTCTCCGTTTGTTCATTGGACGACGCAAAGAAACTCTATTCGGGATTCGATTTGTGCGATCCCGCGACCTCGGTCTCGCTCACCATCAACGGTCCCGCACCGATCATCCTGGCGTTTTTCTTGAATGCGGCAATCGATCAGCAGGTAGAAAAACATTTGATCGAATGCGGAGAACTCGAAGCGGTGCGCGAGCGCCTGGGCGGCGATGGGTTGCCCGAATACGGCGGCGACCTCCCGGACGGTCACGACGGACTCGGGCTCGGGTTGCTCGGTATTTCCGGAGATCGCGCCGTCGACATCGAGACCTACGAGCGCATCAAGGCCAGTACCCTCAGCCGGGTTCGCGGCACCGTACAAGCCGACATTCTCAAAGAGGACCAGGCCCAGAATACCTGCATCTTCTCCATCGGCTTCGCGCTGAAGATGATGGGAGATATCCAGCAGTATTTCGTCGACCACGGTGTGCACAAATTCTACTCGGTTTCGATTTCCGGCTACCACATGGCCGAAGCCGGGGCGAACCCCATTACTCAGCTCGCATTCACCCTCGCCAACGGCTTGACCTTCGTCGAGTACTACCGAGCCCGGGGCATGGAGGTGGATGATTTTGCTGCGAACTTTTCATTTTTCTTCAGCAATGGTCTCGATCTCGAGTACAACGTGATCGGTCGCGTGGCCCGACGCATCTGGGCCATCGCCATGAGGGATCGCTATGGGGCGTCGGCGCGCAGCCAGAAGCTCAAGTACCACATCCAGACGTCGGGCCGTTCACTGCATGCTCAGGAGATGCACTTCAACGATATTCGCACCACCCTCCAGGCGCTGACGGCGCTGCAGGACAACTGCAATAGCCTGCACACCAACGCATTCGACGAAGCCGTCACCACACCCACCGAGGATTCAGTGCGGCGCGCTGTTGCGATTCAGCTGATCATTCAGCGCGAGTTGGGAACTGCGAAGAACGAAAATCCCACCCAAGGTTCCTACCTGATCGAACAACTCACCGATCAAGTCGAAGCCGCGGTGTTGGCGGAGTTCGATCGGCTTTCCGAGCGAGGTGGCGTGTTGGGTGCGATGGAAACGCTCTACCAGCGCAGCAAGATTCAGCAGGAGAGCCTGCACTACGAGTCGTTGAAGCACTCGGGTGAGTTGCCGATCGTCGGGGTCAACACCTTCGAAAACCCCAATCCAGCTGAAGCGGTGGTAGGCACCGTCGATCTGATGCGTTCGAGTGACGCCGAGAAGCAGGCCCAACTCGACAACCTTCACGCGTTCAAGCGGCGCTTTGCCCCGGATTGCGCCGGGGCCCTCGAAGTATTGAAGGACGCGGCCGCAGGAGGTGACAACGTGTTCGAAGCGCTGCTCGAAGCAGTGAAAGTGGCGACGCTCGGGGAAACCAGTGACGCCCTGTTCGAGGTAGGGGGACGCTATCGTCGGGCAATGTAA
- a CDS encoding MerR family transcriptional regulator, giving the protein MPGAPQSERAEASPQRDLETAVELVEIAEACRSTGMSPRTVRYYEELGLLPGVRRRASGRRVYGRDELERLAFIGRLKKLGLSLAEIKELNAVYSIGGSTRDMLRLLDGHLGGHLEELDSRIAELVSLRDEMVQYRDHVGARVQAIGANPGKGE; this is encoded by the coding sequence TTGCCAGGAGCCCCCCAATCCGAGCGTGCGGAGGCAAGCCCGCAGCGCGACCTCGAGACCGCTGTTGAACTTGTCGAGATTGCAGAGGCCTGCCGTTCGACCGGAATGTCTCCGCGCACCGTGCGCTACTACGAAGAGTTGGGGCTGTTGCCGGGTGTTCGTCGCCGGGCCTCGGGTCGCCGGGTCTACGGAAGAGACGAACTCGAGCGCCTGGCCTTCATCGGGCGTCTCAAGAAGCTCGGATTGAGCCTGGCTGAAATCAAAGAGCTCAACGCCGTGTACAGCATTGGCGGCTCGACCCGGGATATGCTGCGACTGCTCGACGGCCACCTCGGCGGACATCTCGAAGAACTCGACTCGCGGATCGCCGAACTCGTTTCCCTGCGCGACGAAATGGTTCAATACAGAGACCATGTCGGTGCAAGGGTTCAGGCAATCGGTGCGAATCCGGGGAAAGGCGAATGA
- the meaB gene encoding methylmalonyl Co-A mutase-associated GTPase MeaB has translation MTPGPESPEASAEFLDAIRKGERRALARAITLLESSRDDLAVQGQRILDQLIPETGKAIRLGVTGPPGVGKSTFIEALGLELIKKGHRVAVLAVDPTSPVSGGSILGDKTRMELLSRNSAAFIRPSPSGSALGGVAQSTREAMLLCEAAGYDVVIVETVGIGQSQVAVAGMVDFFLLILMPGGGDELQGIKKGVVEIADCLLVNKADGPTAEVAERTRLEYASAMQVIRSLSSNWEPPVLKASALTGEGVTALWETVLAHRQKFEDSGELDLRQRRQAREWMWSLLEDGLRSAFRGHPKVASEIASLEAAVEAREMTPGAAAKGLLERFLRG, from the coding sequence ATGACCCCCGGGCCCGAGTCCCCGGAAGCCTCCGCTGAGTTTCTCGACGCCATCCGCAAGGGTGAGCGGAGGGCGCTCGCGCGGGCCATCACCCTGCTCGAAAGCTCGCGGGACGATCTGGCCGTGCAGGGCCAGCGAATTCTGGACCAGTTGATTCCCGAGACCGGCAAGGCCATTCGGCTCGGAGTCACGGGCCCCCCAGGGGTGGGCAAGAGTACTTTCATCGAGGCGCTCGGTCTGGAACTGATCAAAAAAGGTCATCGCGTGGCCGTGCTGGCGGTGGATCCGACCAGCCCCGTCAGTGGTGGCAGCATCCTGGGGGACAAGACCCGGATGGAGCTCCTGTCGCGCAATTCCGCGGCGTTCATTCGACCGTCTCCCTCCGGCAGCGCCCTGGGCGGGGTCGCGCAGAGTACCCGCGAAGCCATGCTTCTATGCGAGGCCGCGGGCTACGACGTTGTAATTGTGGAGACGGTTGGAATTGGTCAGTCTCAGGTCGCGGTCGCAGGCATGGTCGACTTCTTCCTGCTCATCCTGATGCCGGGGGGCGGAGACGAACTGCAGGGCATCAAGAAGGGCGTGGTCGAGATCGCAGATTGCCTGCTTGTGAACAAGGCCGATGGACCCACGGCCGAGGTCGCCGAGCGCACTCGACTGGAGTACGCGAGCGCCATGCAGGTGATTCGCTCGCTGAGTTCGAACTGGGAGCCGCCGGTGCTCAAGGCCAGTGCGTTGACCGGGGAAGGCGTGACTGCGCTTTGGGAGACGGTTCTTGCCCATCGCCAAAAGTTTGAGGATAGCGGAGAACTCGATCTGCGACAGCGCCGACAAGCGCGAGAGTGGATGTGGAGTCTGCTCGAGGACGGGCTCAGATCGGCATTTCGCGGCCACCCGAAGGTGGCCAGCGAGATCGCTTCGCTCGAAGCGGCTGTAGAAGCCCGAGAGATGACCCCTGGAGCGGCCGCGAAAGGCCTGCTCGAGCGCTTCCTGAGGGGCTGA
- a CDS encoding lipid A deacylase LpxR family protein — protein MMPVTNSLWRALIGVPLCCCVASAPLAVASDDVWRINFEIENDVLVAEDRHYTNGLFLSLLAPRDYVPSWIATAARLLPPFTDDPSEVRWGVALGHEMYTPEDYFRRTLILDDRPYAGWLFARFELYRDRNRDLPDKIPYLDSFRVSLGVVGPAAIAKEAQAGIHAVFFSPKFVGWDNQLKNEVGLILRRGRHWRIPGEAIEVGRGLCVDAIANLTLDLGNVKTAATTGVMLRGGWRLPQDFGLGRFSPAEDPDSGMRLYAFIGADISAVVRNIFLDGNTFRDSHSVDKQVMVIHAPIGIAFARGGFRTSLSVIWISQEFRGQDGADLSGRWSLGWAY, from the coding sequence ATGATGCCAGTGACAAACTCGCTGTGGCGCGCGCTGATCGGGGTCCCGCTTTGTTGTTGCGTTGCGAGTGCGCCCCTCGCGGTTGCCTCCGACGATGTATGGCGAATCAATTTCGAAATCGAAAACGACGTGCTCGTGGCCGAGGACCGGCACTACACCAATGGACTGTTTTTGAGTTTGCTGGCGCCCAGGGATTACGTGCCGTCGTGGATTGCGACCGCGGCCCGTCTTCTGCCCCCGTTCACCGACGATCCCTCCGAGGTTCGCTGGGGGGTCGCGCTCGGGCACGAAATGTATACGCCCGAGGATTACTTCAGAAGAACGTTGATCCTCGACGATCGACCCTACGCGGGATGGTTGTTCGCGCGCTTTGAGTTGTATCGCGATCGCAACCGAGACCTGCCCGACAAGATTCCCTACCTCGACAGTTTTCGCGTCAGCCTGGGCGTAGTGGGCCCGGCTGCAATTGCCAAAGAGGCTCAGGCTGGAATTCACGCAGTCTTTTTCTCTCCGAAGTTCGTCGGCTGGGACAACCAACTCAAAAATGAAGTCGGACTGATCTTGCGCCGGGGCCGGCACTGGCGAATCCCGGGCGAGGCCATCGAGGTTGGCCGGGGTCTTTGCGTGGACGCGATCGCGAATCTGACCCTTGACCTCGGGAACGTGAAGACAGCCGCCACCACCGGTGTGATGTTGCGCGGGGGTTGGCGGTTGCCGCAGGACTTTGGTCTCGGACGCTTTTCCCCGGCCGAGGACCCCGACTCGGGCATGCGCCTGTATGCGTTTATCGGCGCGGACATCTCTGCCGTGGTCCGCAACATCTTCCTCGACGGCAATACCTTTCGCGACAGCCACAGCGTGGACAAGCAAGTGATGGTGATTCACGCGCCGATCGGAATCGCATTCGCCCGGGGAGGCTTTCGAACCTCGCTTTCGGTGATCTGGATCTCCCAGGAGTTCCGGGGACAGGATGGCGCCGATCTCTCTGGGCGCTGGTCCCTCGGCTGGGCTTACTGA
- the scpA gene encoding methylmalonyl-CoA mutase, which produces MGWDGAKRADSKKWRELAAKELRDKPVDELVWRSAEGIEVKPLYTAEDLEALEYVDSTPGMAPYIRGPRATMYANRPWTVRQYAGFSTAEESNAFYRANLAAGQQGLSIAFDLATHRGYDSDHPRVTGDVGKAGVAIDSIEDMKVLFDGIPLADVTVSMTMNGAVLPIMACFIAAGEEQGVPREKLAGTIQNDILKEFMVRNTYIYPPEPSMRIVADIIEFTAHNMPKFNSISISGYHMQEAGASTVLELAFTIADGLDYVRAALSKGLDIDQFAGRLSFFWAIGMNFYLEIAKLRAARLLWAEVMQQFEPKDPKSSMLRTHCQTSGASLTEQDPMNNVVRTTIEAMAAVFGGTQSLHTNGYDEAVSLPTDAAARTARNTQLILQEETGITAVIDPWGGSYFMESLTHTVAEEARKVIAEIEELGGMTKAIMTGMPKRRIEEVATRRQARVDRGDDTIVGVNKYVLEEEPEIDVREIDNTAVRNAQVKRLEEIRASRSQPDVDRELAALKKLAETGEGNLLEQAITCAKLRATVGEISETLAEVYTRHRAEVSTISGVYGGVYRGDEDFDEVCREVAAFSKEEGRRPRMLVVKLGQDGHDRGMKVISTAFADMGFDVDIGPLFQTPDEAAQQAIDNDVHVVGVSSQAAGHKTLVPMLIEALRNAGAEEIKVIVGGVIPPRDYAFLREAGAAAIFGPGTAIPKAVREVLGVLRNRPK; this is translated from the coding sequence ATGGGTTGGGACGGAGCCAAGCGGGCAGACTCGAAAAAGTGGCGGGAACTCGCGGCCAAAGAACTGCGGGACAAGCCGGTGGACGAGCTCGTCTGGCGCAGTGCCGAGGGCATTGAAGTCAAACCTCTCTACACCGCAGAAGACCTCGAAGCTCTCGAGTACGTCGATTCGACCCCGGGCATGGCCCCCTACATCCGCGGTCCCCGGGCGACCATGTACGCCAACCGTCCCTGGACCGTTCGCCAATACGCCGGGTTTTCGACCGCCGAAGAATCCAATGCGTTCTACCGCGCCAATTTGGCCGCGGGGCAGCAGGGGCTTTCTATCGCCTTCGATCTCGCGACCCATCGCGGCTACGACTCCGATCATCCGCGGGTAACGGGTGACGTCGGCAAGGCCGGCGTTGCGATCGATTCCATCGAAGACATGAAGGTGCTCTTCGACGGAATTCCTCTGGCTGACGTCACGGTTTCCATGACCATGAACGGCGCGGTGCTGCCGATCATGGCCTGTTTCATCGCCGCGGGTGAAGAGCAGGGTGTGCCGCGAGAAAAACTCGCCGGCACAATCCAGAACGACATCCTCAAAGAATTCATGGTTCGCAATACCTATATCTATCCCCCCGAGCCGAGCATGCGGATCGTGGCGGACATCATCGAGTTCACCGCGCACAACATGCCCAAGTTCAATTCGATTTCGATCAGCGGCTATCACATGCAGGAAGCCGGAGCGAGCACTGTTCTCGAACTCGCCTTCACGATCGCCGACGGTCTCGATTATGTGCGGGCTGCGCTGTCAAAGGGACTCGACATCGATCAGTTCGCCGGGCGGCTGTCGTTCTTCTGGGCAATCGGCATGAACTTCTATCTCGAGATTGCCAAGCTGCGGGCCGCGCGGTTGTTGTGGGCGGAGGTGATGCAGCAGTTCGAGCCGAAGGACCCGAAATCGTCGATGCTGCGAACCCACTGCCAGACCTCGGGGGCCAGCCTCACCGAACAAGATCCAATGAACAACGTAGTCCGCACCACCATCGAAGCGATGGCCGCGGTCTTTGGGGGTACGCAGTCCCTGCACACCAACGGTTACGACGAAGCCGTGAGCCTGCCGACAGATGCCGCCGCGCGCACCGCGCGCAATACCCAGTTGATCTTGCAGGAAGAGACGGGAATTACCGCAGTCATCGATCCCTGGGGTGGCTCCTACTTCATGGAATCCCTCACCCATACCGTTGCGGAGGAAGCGCGCAAGGTCATTGCGGAGATCGAAGAGCTCGGCGGGATGACCAAGGCGATCATGACCGGAATGCCGAAGCGTCGCATCGAAGAGGTTGCCACGCGACGCCAGGCCCGCGTCGATCGCGGCGACGACACGATCGTCGGCGTAAACAAATACGTGCTGGAAGAAGAACCCGAGATCGATGTGCGAGAAATCGACAACACGGCGGTGCGCAATGCCCAGGTCAAGCGGTTGGAAGAAATTCGCGCGAGTCGCAGCCAGCCCGACGTCGATCGCGAACTCGCTGCACTCAAGAAGCTCGCCGAGACGGGGGAGGGGAACCTGCTCGAACAGGCGATCACGTGTGCAAAGCTGCGCGCCACGGTCGGCGAAATTTCGGAAACCCTGGCCGAAGTCTACACGCGCCATCGAGCGGAAGTGAGCACCATTTCCGGCGTTTACGGCGGTGTGTATCGGGGAGACGAAGACTTCGACGAAGTCTGTCGAGAAGTTGCGGCGTTCTCGAAAGAAGAGGGCCGCCGACCGCGCATGTTGGTGGTCAAGCTCGGCCAGGACGGACACGATCGCGGGATGAAGGTGATCTCGACGGCCTTCGCTGACATGGGATTCGACGTGGACATCGGCCCGTTGTTTCAGACCCCAGACGAAGCGGCGCAGCAGGCGATCGACAACGATGTTCACGTAGTCGGCGTTTCGAGTCAGGCCGCGGGACACAAAACCCTGGTGCCGATGTTGATCGAAGCGCTCAGAAACGCGGGTGCCGAAGAGATCAAGGTGATCGTCGGCGGCGTCATTCCTCCGCGTGATTACGCTTTCTTGCGCGAAGCGGGCGCGGCGGCGATCTTTGGTCCGGGCACGGCGATTCCAAAAGCCGTGCGTGAGGTACTAGGCGTGCTGAGGAATCGCCCGAAATGA
- a CDS encoding bifunctional 3,4-dihydroxy-2-butanone-4-phosphate synthase/GTP cyclohydrolase II, whose product MVSSIQSALADIAAGKMVILVDDEDRENEGDLCMAAEAVTPESINFMATYGRGLICLSLEDEQLERLHLGMMVPDYENTATYGTAFTVSIEAREGVTTGISAHDRARTIQAAIAEDAVPSDIVRPGHIFPLRSRAGGVLRRVGQTEGSVDLARLAGLKPSGVICEIMNEDGTMARMSDLAEYAKLHDLKIVTIKDLIQYRLANEKLVRRVATANMPTINGGEFRCIAYENDIDNVDHVALVKGEINSDEPVLVRVHSECLTGDAFGSARCDCGEQLQAALKMIEEEGSGILLYMRQEGRGIGLKNKIRAYALQDEEGLDTVEANHRLGFAADQRDYGVGTQILVDLGVRRMRMITNNPVKRAGVEGYGLKIIERVPLEIKPNEANLKYLQTKKDKLGHVLHLMS is encoded by the coding sequence ATCGTGAGTTCGATCCAGTCGGCGCTCGCCGATATTGCCGCTGGCAAGATGGTGATCCTGGTCGATGACGAAGACCGGGAAAACGAGGGCGATCTGTGCATGGCCGCCGAAGCCGTGACTCCCGAGTCCATCAACTTCATGGCGACCTACGGCCGTGGCCTGATCTGTTTGAGCCTGGAGGATGAGCAACTCGAACGACTGCATCTCGGCATGATGGTCCCCGACTACGAAAACACCGCGACCTATGGCACGGCCTTCACCGTTTCGATCGAAGCGCGCGAAGGTGTTACGACGGGTATCTCGGCTCACGATCGCGCGCGAACCATTCAAGCGGCCATCGCCGAAGACGCGGTGCCCTCGGACATCGTGCGCCCCGGTCACATCTTCCCCCTGCGCTCCCGCGCGGGTGGCGTGCTGCGACGTGTGGGACAAACCGAAGGATCGGTAGATCTGGCTCGCCTGGCGGGCTTGAAGCCGTCGGGCGTGATCTGCGAGATCATGAACGAAGACGGCACCATGGCTCGCATGAGTGATCTCGCAGAGTACGCAAAGCTGCACGATCTCAAGATCGTTACCATCAAAGACTTGATTCAGTATCGCCTGGCAAACGAGAAGCTCGTGCGCCGTGTTGCCACTGCAAACATGCCCACGATCAACGGCGGAGAGTTTCGTTGCATCGCCTACGAAAATGACATCGACAATGTCGACCACGTGGCGTTGGTGAAGGGCGAGATCAATTCCGACGAGCCGGTGCTGGTGCGCGTGCACAGCGAGTGCCTCACTGGGGACGCATTCGGTTCCGCCCGCTGCGACTGCGGGGAACAGCTTCAGGCCGCGTTGAAGATGATCGAGGAGGAAGGCAGCGGAATCCTGCTCTACATGCGACAGGAGGGCCGCGGGATCGGGCTCAAGAACAAGATTCGCGCCTATGCACTGCAGGATGAAGAAGGCCTCGATACGGTGGAGGCGAATCATCGGTTGGGCTTTGCCGCGGACCAGCGAGACTACGGTGTCGGCACCCAGATCCTGGTTGATCTCGGCGTGCGTCGCATGCGCATGATTACAAACAACCCGGTCAAACGTGCCGGCGTTGAGGGCTACGGGCTCAAGATCATCGAACGGGTTCCACTCGAGATCAAACCCAACGAGGCCAATCTCAAGTATCTACAAACCAAGAAAGACAAGCTCGGGCACGTGCTTCATTTGATGAGTTAG
- a CDS encoding MoxR family ATPase: MFDSVDRVVIELGNQGYVCDQRIATVVFLAQKLGKPVLIEGPAGVGKTELAKVVATALDRKLIRLQCYEGLDEAKSLYEWEYSKQLLYTQLLKDHVSEAMAGAKNLAEAADRVAAQESVFFSERFIVARPLMQAITSEVPVLLLIDEVDKSDPEFEAFLLEILSDFQVTVPELGTIKAVQIPLVMLTSNDARELSDALKRRCLHLWIDYPSEELELRILDQKVPEIDKRLAQDLVSLMHKIRNLDLKKVPSISETLDWARALLALNASELDEKMVTDTLNVILKYEGDINKTQKALSKLLSEKAAKAAGSDAQTVESPAPASPQKKGVLH; encoded by the coding sequence ATGTTCGATAGTGTTGATCGCGTCGTCATCGAGCTGGGAAATCAGGGCTATGTGTGCGACCAGCGAATCGCGACTGTCGTTTTCCTCGCCCAGAAATTGGGCAAGCCCGTGCTGATCGAGGGGCCGGCCGGGGTCGGCAAAACCGAACTGGCCAAGGTCGTTGCCACGGCTCTTGACCGCAAACTCATTCGTCTGCAGTGCTACGAAGGCCTCGACGAAGCCAAGTCGCTCTACGAGTGGGAATACTCGAAGCAACTCTTGTATACCCAGTTGCTCAAGGATCATGTCAGCGAGGCGATGGCCGGGGCGAAGAACCTCGCCGAAGCTGCCGATCGCGTCGCCGCCCAGGAGTCGGTGTTCTTCTCCGAACGATTTATCGTGGCGCGTCCGCTGATGCAAGCGATCACCTCGGAAGTTCCGGTGCTGTTGCTGATCGACGAGGTCGACAAGTCCGATCCGGAATTTGAAGCCTTCCTGCTCGAAATTCTCTCCGATTTTCAGGTCACGGTCCCCGAGTTGGGGACGATCAAAGCTGTCCAGATCCCCCTCGTCATGCTGACCTCCAACGATGCCCGAGAATTGAGCGACGCCCTCAAGCGGCGCTGTCTCCACCTCTGGATCGACTATCCCAGCGAAGAACTCGAACTGAGGATCCTCGACCAGAAGGTGCCGGAGATCGACAAGCGTCTGGCGCAAGATCTGGTGAGCTTGATGCACAAGATCCGCAATCTCGACCTCAAGAAGGTTCCCTCCATCAGTGAAACTCTCGATTGGGCGCGTGCGCTGCTCGCGCTGAACGCAAGCGAACTCGACGAGAAGATGGTTACCGACACCCTCAACGTGATCCTCAAGTATGAGGGCGATATCAACAAGACACAAAAAGCGCTCTCGAAGCTGCTCTCGGAAAAGGCGGCCAAGGCTGCCGGAAGTGATGCGCAGACCGTCGAGTCGCCCGCGCCCGCGTCGCCCCAGAAAAAGGGAGTGCTCCACTGA